From Erigeron canadensis isolate Cc75 chromosome 5, C_canadensis_v1, whole genome shotgun sequence:
CTCCAGAGATTCTTATCTCATTCCATTCCAGTGGCTCAACCAGTAACCAATGGCGAAAAGTAAAAAATCCATGGTTTCCCGGTAGAACCCTATTTCGCCCAAGTTGTTTCAGAACCGGAAAAAAGAAGCGGTTTTCCGCGCAGCTTGCGCATAGTGCAGGTCCCATTTGTATATTGTATTTGGCCGAAGAAGCATCGGACAGGTTGGAGTTCTTACCTTCTTGGGATTCCATGGACCAAGatctgctatatatatatatatatatatatatatatatatatatatatatatatatatatatatatggtaacactccggtgagaacacttttaaaataagaacggtgagaatacttaaaaacatcattttgatgcatccaacaaaaaacgtgattttttcgattttgacgtatccatgtgttgttaaacacttaaataatgataattagttatgcactatgtcaactttatggacttttaatgcatcaaaatgtagtttttaagtgttctcatttgttctcattttaagttgtatatcatagtagatcatgatgatggtgtgtaacttacgaaaatcaatggtccttttttggattttttttagttggtctcaaattatctttcccctatatatatatatgggaaagataaaatgagtccgGTTTATCTTGAGTCCAAAAaaagtccattgattttcttccatctcctccaattccaaccacctcctaccaccaccaccatcatctccgaccaccaccatgatcatccggCGACCATCTCcagcgagacttacacatgtgtaagtacaacttatgtacacaacaatgaaggttaaaggcggagcccgtcaatccatgacACTATGGCagtggccaagggcggagcccgtcagtccatggcggagctaTAGCAGCTAATGGCGGAgtccgttaggtagatcacccatcaccagtcaccccctatgacctatcacagtctatgacttatcacactatgacctatcaccctcaatgacctatcacccccaccagctttactttatgaatatccttaagggcgaaccccgctccgaatcataatttttgacaaccaccaccagccaccatcatcgcctgaaagttaacttacacatgtgtaactctcgccggagatagtcgtcgtcgccggaggatcatggtggtggccggagatgatgatggtttatctcacccctatatatatatatatatatatatatatatatgaaatataccGTAATGTATTACTATATGTCTTTATGTATGAATGTATTAATATATGTAAGCATAAAAAGagcttataagttataactcaATTTTCATGAAGAAGCGGTCAATTTTCCTATTCTATTTGTCAAACAAGCTTTTGCGGGTTCAATTTTTGTAAATCGGCATATCTGGAACTGTAAATGACAGATCACAGATCAAACCATGTCAATCAAAAGCTGGAAGTAGTGGCAATGGTGGATCGCGCATTCACATTTTCGGATACGCCAGTAGTTTTGCTTAACTTAATATAATGATAAACGCTTAGAAATTAACTTAATATAACTTAAAGATGAACGCTTCTCAAAAGAACTCCCTATCACCTTCCTATTCAACTCAACATTACATATCGATGACTTAAGTCATCAGGAGCAAATAGTTCTTCTCCTGATCAAGCACGTCTAAAAAACGCCGAGAACACGCCCCGGGAACGCCTAAAACCAACTTGACAAAGTATGTGCTCTCggtatatttatagttttccttGTAACTTTCCTCAATAATATGAGATTTATAATTCGTTGTTTAATTATGAACGTAACTAGGCGCGTTATTTTATCTGTAATGCATGTATTGATATATGTAGAAATGTattatagtaatatattatGTAAACACAAAAGAGCTTATTATTAACCGGAAATATTGGAAAGTGGTCATGTTTTCCATTCTATATGTTAAACAAGTTTTTGTGGCGAAAATTGTAAGTGCCGGATTAAACCATGTCAACCAAAAGCTGGAAGCCGGCCTGGAAGTGGCAATGTCGGATCAGACACTGCACTCACAAATTCCGACATATCGGTTTTGGTTAATTTTTCTcataaaaacttaataaaatggAAAAGATGAACGTGTCACAAAAATAAACCTATAACCTTCCAATTCAACCCACAACCACAATCAATGAAACACATAGAGCCACTTTAGACCACAAGTCTACAATTTAAACTTCATTGACTAGTTAGAAAGCCACGTGAACCGGCCCCAATAAGTATACTAACGTGGCCCAATATGTATCCCCTCCTTTGTGTTCAAACCTCTCCTATATAAACCAACCCATCCTTCTTTCCATTACTCACTCAAACAGTCAACACAACAACACCAAACACATAACTACTTTCCTAGTACTATATACAAACACATTCTCTCAAAATCATTCACACATTTCCAACATATACAAATATGGCTGCTATATCAGTTTTCAGTGCAACTCCAGTCACATTATTGACCCTCAATAACAAAACCATCAACTTTTCTTCACAATTTTGTATCAAGAAAAACACCATCAGGTGCATGTCCTCTCCTCAAGATGGCTCAAGCACCCCAACTACTGATGGTTCTGCCAAACCAATaattacatcatcatcatctaaccCGACCCCAACGCCAATGAGTTCTTCTATCCCACCACCACCGCAACCAGCTCCTAAGGTCCCAAAAGTCAGCACCAAGTTTAATGACTTGTTTGCATTCAGTGGACCAGTGCCCGAAAGGATTAACGGGAGGTTAGCCATGATTGGGTTTGTGTCCGCAATGGCTGTGGAGCTGAGCAACGGTCAAGGTCTGTTTACCCAGATATCTAACGGAGGACTAACGGTGTTCGTCGGTACAAGCGTTGTGTTGACATTGGCGTCGTTAGTGCCGTTGTTTCAAGGGGTGAGAGCCGAGGCCAAATCAAACGGAGTGATGACGTCAGATGCCGAGTTGTTGAATGGACGCGTCGCCATGTTGGGTCTGATTGCTTTGGCTTTCACGGAGTTTGTTACTGGAAGTGCCCTTGtgtaattttgttattttgacaGACACTAGCTGAATTGAAGCATAGATATAGAAGAAAGGTGTTTCCCAATGCATATTCAAAaatttgatgtatatatataaaggttttgTATGATTATGATTAAATGCATCTCTCACATTGCTTCAAACGGAATTAGTTTCATCCTGgtttttatgtaattaaaaaTTGGAACAAAAGAACTTGATATTTTTATGTCAGATCGAAATCTAACATATGATCAATCAGCAAATTTGCGAATTGAATAAATTCGGGTGAAAAAGTTCCTAACGTGAATGAAAAATCTCCAAACACGAGCGAAA
This genomic window contains:
- the LOC122602106 gene encoding early light-induced protein 2, chloroplastic-like, producing MAATSVFSATPVTLLTLNNKTINFSSQFCIKKNTIRCMSSPQDGSSTPTTDGSAKPIITSSSSNPTPTPMSSSIPPPPQPAPKVPKVSTKFNDLFAFSGPVPERINGRLAMIGFVSAMAVELSNGQGLFTQISNGGLTVFVGTSVVLTLASLVPLFQGVRAEAKSNGVMTSDAELLNGRVAMLGLIALAFTEFVTGSALV